The sequence below is a genomic window from Leptospira dzoumogneensis.
ACCGACAGCAATCTGTTCAATATCCAAAAACCTGGCTTTGATCGTATTTCCGGCCGAAGTCCAAACTGCCAGGTATTTATTCCCGGACCAAACTAGATCCAGCATAGGAATTCCTGCACTGGTGCTAAAGAACATAGGAGTTCCTACAACTAAGGAAGTCTTTTGGTTCACCTGAAAAAGATTCATTACCGGAACACTTCCGGTAAACCAGGTCCCGAAAACAGCTAAGTTCCTTTCACAGTCGATTTTAGAAGCTGAAACAAAACCGGCTTTTCCGGAATCTCCAGTGAGAGTACAGTTTTGTCCTCCAGTATAAGTTCCAAGATCGATCGTAAAATTTGTGCCTGCATCCAAAGTATCCGGAAAGGAGAAGGTTCCGTTATCCGAAATTTGCAGAGTTTGAGTTTCAGAAGTATCCGTATTTGTCAGGGTCAGATTCATCTCTTTGCCCGACTTATTTAAATATCCTATAACATTAACTTTAATCAGAGAAGGTCCCGGGGTATTACTTCCGAAAATTCCCAGGTTTCCGTCGAATGCAAGAGCGCCTATCGCAGAAGAACTTGCGTCTATGCTCACCGCTTTTGCGTTATTACATCCTGTGGATAAAAATACAATTAGAAGTAAGGCGACTACTAGCAGGGCGGTTTTTAGAAGAATATCCTGGAATTTCTCGTCTTTCAGAAATTTTTTCATGTCTTAACTCCCTCGTATAACTCTCGTTTGTTTTAGGGCTGGCTTCTGAAAAAACAGACAAGTTGTTCCGTGTAATTTGAGGGGAAAACCCTGTTCGGAGGCGAGTTTGGAACGAACGCTACCGATTCCGGAATGGGTGTTCGGGTGAGAAATTTTAAAATATCCCTAAAATGAGGGAGTGAATTTTTTTCTGAAATTCCGAATTGTTTCTCAAATTTTTATAATTGGGTTGTAATAGGGCCTGCTATCGAATGTAAATATATTCGGATGCGAAAGTTTTCTTACGGGACGGCGGCCCTTCTTCTTTTCTTTTTAGAATCCTGCTCATTCAAATCTATGGATCTCGCATTTGAAGCGATGCTCGAGGCTCAAATCGCCTGCCTGGTCGCAGGGAGCACTTGCGTGGATGCAAGTACCACTCCACCTCCTGGAGACGTAACACCTCCCACGGTCACGATCACAAATCTTCCTACTTCCGGAAGACCTGCAGTGGAGACAGGATTTCTTTTTGGAACTTCTTCCGATGATACCTTGGTTTCTTCCGTAGAGATCAGTATAGACGGGGGAACATACAGTGCTGCGATTGGAACAACTACCTGGAGTTTTGCTTTACCGAGCGGCTCTTCTAATTGGAGGCAGGGATCTCCGCATTCTATAGATATCAGAAGTGTGGATTCCAGCGGAAATATTTCCACAGTCCTGAGTTTGAATATTAGAAAAGGTTATAATAGGGATCTAAATGGGGACGGTTATGCGGATCTTGTTGTGATCGCTCCTGGAGATGCTTCCGGAATGGGAGTAGCTTATATTTTTAACGGGGGTTCTTCCGGTATAACTGCTACAGACCCGACTATGGCGGATCATTCCATTACCGGACAGGGTAGAATGGGCTATGCTTCCGCAATGGGAGATGTGAACGGAGACGGTTATGGAGATCTTGCGATTGGAGCTTCCGATTATGCAGGATTACAAGGGATCGCTTATATATTTCACGGAAGTTCTTCCGGGATTACGACTAACTCTGCCGGAAGCGCGAACCTGATCTTAACTTACGGCGGCGCAAACGAATTCGGATATTCTATTGCCTTAGGAGATGTGAACGGAGACGGGTACGATGATCTGGCAAACGGAGCATATCGTGTAGGTGGATTTTCGGGACTCGCATTCGTTTATTATAGCACGGGAACAGGCGGCATCTCTTCCGTCGCCGGAACTACTATTTCAGGCCCGGGCGGAAGTAATTTTGCCTGTGGAATCGCATTAGGCGATATTAATGGAGACGGATTTTCGGATCTGATCGTCGGGGGAAACGCATACTCTGCTTCTGCCGGAGCGATTTGGATCTTTCATAGCACCGGGTCAGCAGGAATTACTGTGACTTCTTATACATTAGCAAATACGAATATAGTTGGGGAGACTCTTAGTAATTTAGGGATACGCGTTTTTACGGGTGATGTGAACGGGGATGGATATGCGGATCTTGCTGCAGGAGGCCCTCAATTCAGCGGCTTTTTCGGAAGAAGTTACGTATTTAACAGCACTGGGACTACGAGCGGGATAACAGCTACTTTTGCCACTAGTGCGACCACGATAATCAGTTCTTCAGTTTTTAGCGGTTTGGGAGCCGGAGTCACTTTGGGAGATATTAATGGGGACGGATTCGATGATTTTGCTACAAGTGCTCCCAATTATGCTACGGGTACCGGTAGAGTGTACGTGAATATGAGTAATGGAACCCAAATTTCAGCGACTTCTATCAATACAATTTTGGGAGAAGCATCCAATCATTTTTTTGGAGGTTCTCTTGTAATCTCCGACATAAATGGAGATGGTAACGGAGACTTAGCGGTCGGAGCTTATGCTTATCCTGACGGAGTTACGTTATTCGGAAGAGCCTATATTTTTAATAGTTTCGGTTCCACTGCATATGCGGCCGGAAGTGCTGGCTCTGCTACAACGATCATCTCAGGGGCTTCCGGAAACGAATTCGGAAATAATGTAGTGGATGCAAATATTCCGAAGGACCTATACCCTAAGTTTTTAGGAGTTTGGACCTTCGGAAATTTAGAAAATTATAGGATCCAAATTTAAGAAAACTAAAATATTTAAGTCAGTTTCGGTCTTCTTTTTTCCTTTAAAGCGCTCATTGCTTCCAGCAAATTCGCCACTACTTTAGGATCTTCAAAACTACTCTTGGTGAATTCCAATTGGGATCCGAATTTATCGTTGATCTCTTTGTTGATCGCCGCCTTAGTCCTTCTATAAGCGCTTGGTGCGATCGCCATTACTTCATCCAATTTTTTCAGGACCAATTTACGCAGATCTTCCTTATTATCAGCAGTTTCATTGATCAAGGAAATTTCTTTGGCTTCTCCCGCTTTGTATGCGGTTCCTAAAAGGCAAACCTCGTTCAGGTATTCAGATTTAACAGTGATCTTCAGTTTATCGATAAAACTGATAGGAAGAGGAAGTCCGACCAGAACTTCGGTAAAAGCGATCCTTGCTTTGCCTTCCAACATAAATTTGAAATCGCAGGATAGAGTGATCACTGCGCCTCCGCCCATCGCGTAACCTGTCACTTCTGCAAGAAGAGGTTTTCCGAAACTTAAAAGTTTACCGAATAGGATCACGATCTGACCCATTTCTGCAGTGAGCTTTTCTCTAGGAGTATTTAGGATGTTCTCCGCATCAATACCATTGGAAAAAAATTTAGGATTGTCGGAACTTATAAGGACCGCACGGATATTATCGTCTTTGTCGATCTCTGCCAGGATATTTTCCAGCTCTATCATATTCTCCCTGGTCAAAGAATTCTGATCGTTCGTTTGTATCTTAATACATTCGGCTCTGCCGTTTTTTAATTGGATAGGTTCCCGCAAATAGTTCATAAGGCATGATTAGGAAGTCCGACAGAAGTCATCCACTCGAATTTTATGGTTTAAAAGACAAACTAACCATGCCCTGGTATGTTAACAGGTCCGAAATTTTATCTATAACCTCCGGATGCACTGATCCTTTCTCCGGTTAACCAATAGGAATCTTCGGATGCTAAGAACAATGCGACCTTGGCGATGTCATCCGGCTGTCCTATTCTTCCTAAAGGAGTTTTGGAAACGATCTGTTTTTCCATATCGCTTCCTATCATTCCTAGTCTATGAGCCCCTTCCGTTTCCACGCCGCCTGGTGCTATCGTATTCACTCTGATCTTTTTGGAACTAAGTTCCAAAGCCAATACTTTTGAAACAGTGTCCAACGCACCTTTCGTAGAAGCATACACGACTGAATTCGGTACCGGAATATCACTCACAATGGAACTTATATTGATCACGGATCCTCCTTCCGGAGAGAAATAATTCAGAGATTCTTGAGTGGCGAGTATCGGACCGAGAACGTTAATATTCATCTGTCTATGAAACTCGTCTTCGGTAACGGATTGTAACGGAGCGAATTCGAATACGCCTGCGTTATTCACCAGTATATTCACTGAACCGAAAGCTTTTTTTGTCTCTGTGAAAAGACGTTTAACATCCGATGACTTGGACATATCTCCCTGTACCGCGATCGCTTTGCCTCCTTGTTTTTCGATTTCTGCCACAACCTTATCCGCGCCTTCTTTACTGGAAGAATAATTCACCACTACGGATGCACCGGCAGAACCCAATGTTTTAGCGATACTTGCTCCAATTCCTTTAGAAGCTCCCGTTACCACTGCAACTTTACCTTTTAACTGACTCATAAGATCACTCCTGAATATTCGGATCTGATAAATTTTATAGTTAGACAAGTATCAAAGTGTTTGTTCTTGAAATATTTAGATAATTCGATAATTATCAAATTAACGAAACTAGAATGAGCGTCGGTCGGTAGAATTTAGATCTGGGAAAGTTTGTCCAGGTATGCCTTGAATACGTCCCTTCTTAGGGTGATATTCACGAATTTTCCTTCTTTGGATGTCTCTATTAAGCCTGCATTTTCCAATTCTTTGATATGATGGGAAAGTGTGGCAGGGCTGATATCCTGGGACTTGTTCAAGGTGCTGCAGGCGGTGGGTTCTTTAGTAGAGCCGATACATTGAAGAAGCTGAAATCTCCTAGGCTCGGCTAAGGCCCTGGAAATTTTAGTAAATTCCTTTTCCGTAAGTTTGAGTGGTTTAGGATTCGGCACTCTCTCCATGATTACTTATTTAGACGGTCCTGTCTAAAAGAAAATTTCGCTTTTGAAAGCGCCTGCGACGACTCAACGATTATCTATTAAGTTTCCCGAATATAGATCCGGGGCAAATAAGCAGTCATTCCAAACAGATCCTAACCGAAGTTCATATCATGCCTGGAGCATCGTTTTTCTAGGATTCGGACGGGATCTATTGATCCATTCTAAATTCCACTTTCCAAGTTTTGTAGCATATAAAACCACATAATTTCTGCTATTTTGCCTCAAATTTGAAATAAATAGTTGCTTTCAGTTTCCTAAAAATCATAGAATATCCCCTCGGTTTGGCCCCGGGAAGTTTTATAAAAAGTTAAAATATGGCAGCTAAGGATAGTACCGAGATAGAGATCGATTTATTATTGGAGGCTATTTACCAGAAATACGGGTACGACTTTAGGCAATATTCGGACGCTCATATAAAACGCAGGATCATGAATCGGATGGTATTGGCAGGGTATAATACGGTTTCGGAAATGCAGTTTCAACTTCTACATAATAAAAGTTTTGCGAACGAGCTTTTGAACGATCTATCTATCACCGTTACGGAGATGTTCCGGGATCCTGGCTTTTACAGATCCGTTCGTGAAAAGATCGTGCCTATCTTAAAAACCTATCCATTCATAAAGATCTGGCATGCAGGTTGTTCTACCGGCGAGGAAGTATACTCGATGGCAATCCTTCTCACTGAAGAAGGACTTATGGAAAGAACTACTATTTACGCAACCGATTTCAACCAGAGAGCCTTAGACGAGGCTAAACAAGGTATATTTTCGAATAATCTAATAAAGGAATATACTTCGAATTATCAAGTTTCGGGGGGAAGGTCCTCTTTTTCGGATTATTATACCGCCGATGAGAATATGGCGATCATAGGCCAAAATCTCAAAAAGAATATAGTTTGGGCAAATCATAACCTAGTCACCGACAGCGTATTTGCGGAGGTGCATATGATATTATGTAGGAATGTACTTATCTATTTTAAAAGGGAACTTCAGAACAAGGTGCATCAAATGTTTTATGAAAGTTTAATTAACGGGGGAGTTCTTTGTTTGGGCTCCAAGGAAGGGATGTATTTTAGCGAGCTGAAGGATGTATACCAAGAGTTGGATCGGAAACAGAAAATATTCAAGAAGAAGTATTAGATATTTTTAAAATATTTTATGGGATACGGTGCGATTGTGATTGGAGTTTCTTCGGGAGGGTTGAAGGCTCTTGGTGAAATTTTACCTTCTTTGCCTCAGAATTATCCTATCCCGATAGTGATCGTGCAGCATCTGAGTCCGCGTTCGGACGGATATTGGATCGAGAGTATGGATAAGATCTGTAAGTTATTCGTGAAAGAAGCGGACGAAAAAGAAAAAATAGAAAGAGGGAATATTTATATGGCTCCTGCAAATTATCATCTATTGGTGGAACAAGATAGGACGTTTTCCCTAAGCACGGATGCAAAGGTGAATTTTGCAAGACCATCCATAGACGTACTTTTCGAATCCGCAGCGGAAGTTTACGGAAAGGAATTGATCGGACTTATTTTGACCGGTTCCAATTCGGATGGAGCCTTAGGTCTCAAAAAAATAAAAGAAGAAGGCGGGCTGACAATCGTACAGGACCCGGAAACCGCGGAATCGTCCTCCATGCCTGCACATGCTATATCAACTTCTTCCGTGGATCATATACTTCCTTTGGAAGGGATCCAAAAATTACTGATCCGATTAGGCGAGAGAGATTGAAGTGAATTTAAAAAGAATGACGATCCGAGCCAGACTATTTTTCGGTTTTTCCATCCTACTTTTGATACTTGTAGGCACATCTATATTCGTAATCGATAAACTTTCGGAATCTAATTTTAGGCTGCAGAAGATCGTTGATGAAACCGCTAAAAGAGTAAATTTATCCAACGAAATTTTGATCAATCTGTTGGAAGCTACCCGCCATGAAAAAAATCTCATTTTAGAAATGTCTCCCGAGAAAATGGGATATTTCCAGGAAAGATTCAATACTGCGACCGAATCTGTAGACGAAAGGATTTTCCAATTAGACGGGATCATGGACGATGAGGGCAGGAAACTTTTAGAAGAATTTAAAACTACTTGGAAGGAATTTAAGATCTATTTGGATGAGATCGTTTCTCTTGCATTAAAAAATAATAATGAAAAGGCGTTCGCACTTTCCGCAGGGAGAGGACGGCTCTTGAGAGATCTGGCATCCAAGCAGATCGCCAAAATTGTGGAAAGAAGTCAAAAGTCAATGGAGGCGGAAAGACAGAGGAATATCAAGGATTACGAATATACGTTTTCCGTTTTGGTCTTTGTGGTGATATTTAGTGCTTCTGCCGTGGTATTGATTGCTTATTGGATCGTAAGAAGTATCACCGAAAGGATCCGTTTTATGGCGGGAGAAGCGGAACTGATCGCCGGAAGAGGATCTATGGATCGAAAATTGGAGGATCCTACAAAGGACGAACTAAGGGCGATCTTCGATTCCTTGGTGAATATAAACGAAAGTTTTAAGGAGGTAGCACATAATGCAAGTATTGTAGCCTCCGGGAATTATTCCGTGGATCTGCTTCCTAGATCTGAGAACGATATTTTGGGGATCTCATTGACGAAGATGACCCAGGCACTTCGTCTTACGACCTCCGAAAATGAAAGGCATAATTGGTTAACCCAAGGCCAAAACCAATTGAACGAAAAATTAAAAGGGGACCAAAGTATAGAAGCTCTCGCCCAGGAAGTGGTAAACTTTTTAGGAGAATATCTTAAGGCCCAAATAGGCGCGATCTATCTTTTAGATGAAAGAGATAAATATCTGAGACTGAGCGGAGAGTATGCGTTTAGCGGGGGAAAAGCCGCGAATAAGTTCTCCCTGAAAGAAGGTTTGATCGGCCAGGCAGCATTTGACCAAAAAACGATCTTATTAACGGATCTGAAAGAAGATCAGATACGTATCGTTTCTTCTATCTTAGATACGAAACCTGCTAATATTCTAGTTCTTCCATTTTTATTCGAAGGCCAAACTTTGGGAGTTATAGAAATAGGAAAATTGGACCAATTTACCGAGTTGGAAGTCGAATTTTCCAAAAATTGCATGGAGAATATCGGGATCAGCGTATACTCCGCAATTGCTAGAAAAAAGATCCAAGAGTTATTAGAAGAAACCCAAGCTCAAGGAGAGGAATTACAGTCCCAGCAGGAAGAATTGAAACAAATGAATGAGGAGCTGGAAGAGCAGACCCAGGTCCTAAAACAACAACAAGAAGAACTCCGCATTACAAACGAAGAATTAGAAGAACAAACCCAAACCTTGGAAGTTAAAAATAGGGAAGTGGAGGCAGCAAGATCCGATATAGAACAAAAAAGTAAACAACTAGAGGTTAGCAGTAAATACAAGTCCGAATTTTTAGCCAACATGTCCCATGAGCTTAGGACTCCTTTGAACAGTCTTTTAATTCTTTCCAAGGATCTATCCGAAAACAGCAAAAAGAACCTGAATTCCGACCAGGTAGAAAGTGCGAATATCATCTATAAAAGCGGCCAGGACCTTCTAGTGTTGATCAATGAAGTATTAGATCTTTCTAAAATTGAGTCCGGAAAGATGCAGATCAATATAGAAAAGGTATCCATTCGGGAATTGATGGATTCTCTGCTCAGGGATTTTAAACACCAGGCGGACAAAAAACAGCTAAGTTTAGTAAGTGTTATTTCCTCGGATTCTCCGGAGTATATTTTTACGGATCCGCTTCGTTTGAATCAGATCCTTAAAAATTTATTGTCTAATTCCTTAAAATTCACTGAAAAAGGAAAGATCAGTCTGGAAGTCCGGCCGGAGGGATATCAGAAAATCCTAATATCGGTTTCGGACACGGGGATAGGCATCCCGGAAGAAAAACAAATGTCCATATTCGAAGCATTCCAGCAGGCGGATGGAAGCACTTCTCGTAAATACGGCGGAACAGGTCTTGGATTATCTATTTCTAGGGAATTGGCTAAAATTTTAGGAGGTTATATCAATTTAGAAAGTAAGATCAACCAAGGTTCTACATTCTCCCTATTCATTCCTTTGGATATTAAAAAGGAAAATGTAACCTCCGCTTCTTATTTGGAAAAAGTAAGTCCCGTCTTGGAAGAAAAAAGCCCTTCTGCTCTGAGAGAAAACCGATTTATAGATTCTCCGAACGCCGAGGACGATAGAAATACTATTTCAGAAAATGATAAAGTAGTTCTGGTGATCGAGGATGATTTGAAATTTGCATCCGTTTTGATCAAGCAGGCCCATGATAAGGATTTTAAATGTTTATCCGCCTCTACGGGAGAAGATGGATTGGTGCTTGCCGAGAAATATCTACCGAGTGCGGTTATTTTGGATCTGAATCTTCCCGGGATCAACGGTCATACTGTGCTGAACGAGCTTAAATCCAATCCTAAGGTAAGGCATATCCCTGTTCATGTAATTTCCGGTAACGAATATTCTATAGAACCTATTAAAGAAGGTGCAGTGGAATATTTGGTAAAACCTGTGAACAAAAAAGAATTAGAAGAGGCGTTCAACAGGATAGAGAACTTTATCAATCGAAAGATGAAAAATCTTCTGATCATTGAGGATGATGATAGTTCCAGGATCGCCATGAGAAAGTTGATCGGGAACGGAGATGTAAAATGTTTCGAGGCAAGTAATGGCAGGGATGCGATCAAGGCTTACCAAGAAAATTATTTCGACTGTATCGTTTTGGATATAGGCCTTCCTGATATGAGTGGATTCGAACTTATCTATGAGCTGGAGAAAATAAAAGGCCAGACAATGCCTCCTATTATCATATATACCGGAAAGGAACTGACCAGGGAAGAAAATGCGGAACTCCAAAAATATGCGGAGAGTATTATCATCAAAGGAGTAAAATCGGAAGAGAGATTATTGGATGAGACCGCACTATTCCTTCATAGGACCATCAGTAAACTTCCCGAAGGAAAACAAAAGATCATAAACAATTTATATGATAAGGAAGCGATCTTCCAGAAAAAGAAAGTTCTAGTTGTGGACGATGATATGAGGAATGTATTCGCATTATCTAAAATTCTAAAGGATAGGGGAATGGAAGTGTTTAAGGCGGATAATGGGAAGACCGCCTTAACGTCTCTGGATTCCAGGCAGGATATGGATATTGTTCTAATGGATATCATGATGCCTGAGATGGACGGATACGAAACGATGAAACGAATACGTTCCGATAAAAAATACGATAAACTTCCTATTATTGCGCTCACTGCTAAAGCGATGAAAGACGATCGTCAAAAATGTATAGATGCGGGAGCTAACGATTATATCTCAAAACCTGTGGATGTGGAGAGATTACTTTCTTTGATGAGAGTTTGGTTGAGCAGGTAAGTTTATGAACACTAAGGCTAAAATTCTGATCGTTGACGATAGGCCGGAAAACCTTCT
It includes:
- a CDS encoding ArsR/SmtB family transcription factor yields the protein MERVPNPKPLKLTEKEFTKISRALAEPRRFQLLQCIGSTKEPTACSTLNKSQDISPATLSHHIKELENAGLIETSKEGKFVNITLRRDVFKAYLDKLSQI
- a CDS encoding FG-GAP-like repeat-containing protein; protein product: MRKFSYGTAALLLFFLESCSFKSMDLAFEAMLEAQIACLVAGSTCVDASTTPPPGDVTPPTVTITNLPTSGRPAVETGFLFGTSSDDTLVSSVEISIDGGTYSAAIGTTTWSFALPSGSSNWRQGSPHSIDIRSVDSSGNISTVLSLNIRKGYNRDLNGDGYADLVVIAPGDASGMGVAYIFNGGSSGITATDPTMADHSITGQGRMGYASAMGDVNGDGYGDLAIGASDYAGLQGIAYIFHGSSSGITTNSAGSANLILTYGGANEFGYSIALGDVNGDGYDDLANGAYRVGGFSGLAFVYYSTGTGGISSVAGTTISGPGGSNFACGIALGDINGDGFSDLIVGGNAYSASAGAIWIFHSTGSAGITVTSYTLANTNIVGETLSNLGIRVFTGDVNGDGYADLAAGGPQFSGFFGRSYVFNSTGTTSGITATFATSATTIISSSVFSGLGAGVTLGDINGDGFDDFATSAPNYATGTGRVYVNMSNGTQISATSINTILGEASNHFFGGSLVISDINGDGNGDLAVGAYAYPDGVTLFGRAYIFNSFGSTAYAAGSAGSATTIISGASGNEFGNNVVDANIPKDLYPKFLGVWTFGNLENYRIQI
- a CDS encoding CheR family methyltransferase — protein: MAAKDSTEIEIDLLLEAIYQKYGYDFRQYSDAHIKRRIMNRMVLAGYNTVSEMQFQLLHNKSFANELLNDLSITVTEMFRDPGFYRSVREKIVPILKTYPFIKIWHAGCSTGEEVYSMAILLTEEGLMERTTIYATDFNQRALDEAKQGIFSNNLIKEYTSNYQVSGGRSSFSDYYTADENMAIIGQNLKKNIVWANHNLVTDSVFAEVHMILCRNVLIYFKRELQNKVHQMFYESLINGGVLCLGSKEGMYFSELKDVYQELDRKQKIFKKKY
- a CDS encoding SDR family NAD(P)-dependent oxidoreductase, translated to MSQLKGKVAVVTGASKGIGASIAKTLGSAGASVVVNYSSSKEGADKVVAEIEKQGGKAIAVQGDMSKSSDVKRLFTETKKAFGSVNILVNNAGVFEFAPLQSVTEDEFHRQMNINVLGPILATQESLNYFSPEGGSVINISSIVSDIPVPNSVVYASTKGALDTVSKVLALELSSKKIRVNTIAPGGVETEGAHRLGMIGSDMEKQIVSKTPLGRIGQPDDIAKVALFLASEDSYWLTGERISASGGYR
- a CDS encoding chemotaxis protein CheB codes for the protein MGYGAIVIGVSSGGLKALGEILPSLPQNYPIPIVIVQHLSPRSDGYWIESMDKICKLFVKEADEKEKIERGNIYMAPANYHLLVEQDRTFSLSTDAKVNFARPSIDVLFESAAEVYGKELIGLILTGSNSDGALGLKKIKEEGGLTIVQDPETAESSSMPAHAISTSSVDHILPLEGIQKLLIRLGERD
- a CDS encoding response regulator yields the protein MTIRARLFFGFSILLLILVGTSIFVIDKLSESNFRLQKIVDETAKRVNLSNEILINLLEATRHEKNLILEMSPEKMGYFQERFNTATESVDERIFQLDGIMDDEGRKLLEEFKTTWKEFKIYLDEIVSLALKNNNEKAFALSAGRGRLLRDLASKQIAKIVERSQKSMEAERQRNIKDYEYTFSVLVFVVIFSASAVVLIAYWIVRSITERIRFMAGEAELIAGRGSMDRKLEDPTKDELRAIFDSLVNINESFKEVAHNASIVASGNYSVDLLPRSENDILGISLTKMTQALRLTTSENERHNWLTQGQNQLNEKLKGDQSIEALAQEVVNFLGEYLKAQIGAIYLLDERDKYLRLSGEYAFSGGKAANKFSLKEGLIGQAAFDQKTILLTDLKEDQIRIVSSILDTKPANILVLPFLFEGQTLGVIEIGKLDQFTELEVEFSKNCMENIGISVYSAIARKKIQELLEETQAQGEELQSQQEELKQMNEELEEQTQVLKQQQEELRITNEELEEQTQTLEVKNREVEAARSDIEQKSKQLEVSSKYKSEFLANMSHELRTPLNSLLILSKDLSENSKKNLNSDQVESANIIYKSGQDLLVLINEVLDLSKIESGKMQINIEKVSIRELMDSLLRDFKHQADKKQLSLVSVISSDSPEYIFTDPLRLNQILKNLLSNSLKFTEKGKISLEVRPEGYQKILISVSDTGIGIPEEKQMSIFEAFQQADGSTSRKYGGTGLGLSISRELAKILGGYINLESKINQGSTFSLFIPLDIKKENVTSASYLEKVSPVLEEKSPSALRENRFIDSPNAEDDRNTISENDKVVLVIEDDLKFASVLIKQAHDKDFKCLSASTGEDGLVLAEKYLPSAVILDLNLPGINGHTVLNELKSNPKVRHIPVHVISGNEYSIEPIKEGAVEYLVKPVNKKELEEAFNRIENFINRKMKNLLIIEDDDSSRIAMRKLIGNGDVKCFEASNGRDAIKAYQENYFDCIVLDIGLPDMSGFELIYELEKIKGQTMPPIIIYTGKELTREENAELQKYAESIIIKGVKSEERLLDETALFLHRTISKLPEGKQKIINNLYDKEAIFQKKKVLVVDDDMRNVFALSKILKDRGMEVFKADNGKTALTSLDSRQDMDIVLMDIMMPEMDGYETMKRIRSDKKYDKLPIIALTAKAMKDDRQKCIDAGANDYISKPVDVERLLSLMRVWLSR
- a CDS encoding enoyl-CoA hydratase/isomerase family protein; the protein is MNYLREPIQLKNGRAECIKIQTNDQNSLTRENMIELENILAEIDKDDNIRAVLISSDNPKFFSNGIDAENILNTPREKLTAEMGQIVILFGKLLSFGKPLLAEVTGYAMGGGAVITLSCDFKFMLEGKARIAFTEVLVGLPLPISFIDKLKITVKSEYLNEVCLLGTAYKAGEAKEISLINETADNKEDLRKLVLKKLDEVMAIAPSAYRRTKAAINKEINDKFGSQLEFTKSSFEDPKVVANLLEAMSALKEKRRPKLT